Proteins found in one Hoplias malabaricus isolate fHopMal1 chromosome 17, fHopMal1.hap1, whole genome shotgun sequence genomic segment:
- the matr3l1.2 gene encoding matrin 3-like 1.2, translating to MSQKITSDGAQKGFAVGRGLLAAAETLNYSMSDSHSDSYGSSSQQLGGIVGGGDGKDHESQLPRRVGTHLSNTMKLFASLGLSPTDLDVLAQVPEENISVETLPHLIMQLKNRKVEGSRHLTGDLPSLPSDTSYRGGRDDWGDLQAGRVDRSMRQSQSRTSQGDFGYSSIQDIPSRGYDMLDYGSSSSSRDRQYSELSTDRYSSLGMGSSSTSDDLFMQQRIGAPSQGKIQDFLGVMPQMFPHVCSLCDFDVHSTMEWSQHTSGMRHAENRRVLLQLYPDWDPHMPSGRISGSLETQVRSEGLLGSAPSGGMRQRAGMSSNWGSESGMGMMSKTQPYSMTPKIRSRVVVIKYDRKPVLSNLFALARPFGTVLEHLVLKNKAFLELQTHEEALAMSTYYHKKPATLHGKEVHVYISKELLVIEKGDRTERDSRAVKPGVSPVVFFSNLPRETEKKMELLTISRRFGTVVKHLFLNDEAFVQMSSAVDAEMLVKYYTVNQLTVGRRPIRLNICTKYKTLTVPPGKGDQPRQDRDESSRRRSSSGSRTGYKISSKSLKSSSSKSKEYSSEKTEEPNLELEDSDILAKGSDDEGEGVVEAHDEEEEPFDEGPGEEETDFIAGAASKEQPDPKVRLECEDSAVEPVEDELHDAEGHAMPEEGGQESKLQSVEPSGPETEQENTTEEPRDTDGQDDMEQAEGDNDNAPEDMSELEEFEESEFPENMDEFVTLDELAEDEEAERHDSKSRDKSYSGRTRESGGLRVVNVVGFKRGYGYLDEIMSLAKPFGKVVRSLVLNVRPEAFLELSNEQEARAMVRFYNGNVIPSVCGKAVKIYHSQIYPTIQNGKVVYIGHVPPFKTPDSSFLKIAEPYGKIRRYFMNKSRNECFIEFERGEDAEKFVEISRENPPKFQGKRLVVYISRKYKQLKHGHRPPAPETEDKRPSKRERSEEGEEAPESSPVKTSIKKEDEPPTKKVKEETTSTEIADSVPMKDEEEKQKEKEFQAVSSETAPEVQKEKTLEEIADTSETQNMEIKPTSENEDSAAPPAVTCAAVPQKSEETNEAPAITAQTVKKPESTTATLGPYEPNVPVGVEFVKMGYYCRVCFLFYSNEDTAKKVHCSSQAHYDKLKKHLEKDNAKAQKHGGKN from the exons ATGTCCCAGAAGATCACATCTGATGGTGCTCAGAAAGGCTTTGCTGTTGGCCGTGGGCTCTTGGCCGCCGCCGAAACCTTAAATTATAGCATGAGTGATTCTCACTCTGATTCCTATGGCTCCTCCTCCCAACAACTTGGTGGAATAGTGGGCGGAGGGGATGGAAAAGACCACGAATCTCAGCTGCCCCGCCGAGTGGGAACCCACCTTAGCAATACCATGAAGTTGTTTGCTAGCCTTGGTCTCTCACCTACTGACCTAGATGTGCTGGCACAGGTCCCAGAGGAAAATATCAGTGTGGAGACACTGCCCCATCTTATTATGCAGCTTAAGAATCGTAAGGTGGAGGGTAGTCGGCATCTGACTGGAGACCTGCCTTCGCTCCCCTCAGACACCTCATACAGAGGAGGCCGTGATGACTGGGGAGACTTGCAGGCAGGGAGAGTGGACCGTTCCATGAGGCAGAGTCAGAGTCGTACTTCCCAGGGTGATTTTGGCTACAGTTCCATTCAAGATATCCCTTCTCGTGGGTATGATATGCTAGATtatggcagcagcagcagcagcagagaccgCCAGTATTCTGAGCTTTCCACAGACCGCTATAGTAGCCTTGGCATGGGCTCATCTTCAACATCAGATGATCTCTTTATGCAGCAAAGAATTGGAGCTCCTTCTCAGGGGAAAATCCAGGATTTCTTGGGAGTCATGCCACAAATGTTTCCTCATGTGTGCTCCCTTTGTGATTTTGATGTGCATTCTACCATG GAATGGAGTCAACACACATCTGGAATGCGGCATGCAGAAAACAGGAGGGTTCTCCTGCAATT ATATCCGGATTGGGATCCTCATATGCCCTCTGGGAGAAT CTCTGGGTCCCTGGAGACACAGGTGCGATCAGAAGGATTGCTGGGGTCTGCTCCATCTGGTGGTATGAGACAGAGAGCAGGGATGAGTTCAAATTGGG GATCTGAATCTGGCATGGGAATGATGAGCAAAACGCAGCCATATTCCATGACGCCAAAG ATAAGAAGCAGGGTAGTTGTGATAAAATATGATCGGAAGCCGGTATTATCCAACTTGTTTGCTTTGGCCAGACCGTTTGGCACCGTCCTTGAACACCTTGTACTCAAAAACAAG gcTTTTCTGGAGCTTCAGACTCACGAGGAGGCTTTGGCAATGTCTACTTATTACCATAAGAAGCCTGCCACTTTGCATGGAAAAGAAGTGCATGTTTATATCTCCAAGGAACTATTGGTGATTGAG aaaggtgacagaacagagagagacagtaggGCTGTGAAACCGGGAGTCAGCCCAGTGGTGTTTTTTTCCAATTTGCCAAGGGAGACGGAAAAGAAAATGGAGTTACTTACAATATCTCGCAGATTTGGCACTGTTGTAAAGCATCTTTTCCTGAATGATGAG GCATTTGTGCAAATGAGCAGTGCAGTGGATGCAGAGATGTTAGTGAAGTACTACACTGTTAATCAATTGACTGTTGGTCGTAGACCAATTCGTCTAAACATCTGCACCAAGTACAAGACCTTAAC GGTTCCACCAGGCAAGGGAGATCAACCAAGACAGGACAGAGATGAATCCAGCAGGAGAAGAAGCAGCAGTGGTAGCAGAACAGGTTACAAAATCTCATCTAAGTCTCTGAAATCCTCAAGCTCCAAATCAAAAGAGTACTCCTCTGAAAAGACAGAAGAACCAAATCTTGAGCTGGAAGACAGTGACATCCTTGCAAAAGGATCTGATGATGAAGGAGAAGGTGTGGTAGAGGCTCATGATGAAGAGGAAGAGCCCTTTGATGAAGGACCAGGTGAAGAGGAAACCGACTTTATAGCTGGGGCAGCAAGTAAAGAGCAGCCAGATCCAAAAGTCCGCCTAGAGTGTGAGGATTCAGCAGTGGAGCCAGTAGAAGATGAATTGCATGATGCTGAGGGACATGCAATGCCTGAGGAGGGAGGCCAGGAATCGAAGCTTCAATCAGTGGAGCCCTCTGGACCTGAGACAGAGCAGGAGAACACCACAGAGGAACCCAGAGACACAGATGGTCAGGATGACATGGAACAAGCTGAGGGTGATAATGACAATGCTCCAGAAGACATGAGTGAACTT GAAGAATTTGAAGAATCTGAATTTCCTGAAAACATGGATGAGTTTGTGACTCTGGATGAGCTAGCAGAGGATGAAGAGGCTGAAAGGCATGACTCAAAATCTAGAGATAAATCTTATTCAg gTAGAACAAGGGAAAGTGGA GGCTTGAGAGTGGTCAATGTGGTTGGATTTAAGCGTGGCTATGGTTATCTTGATGAGATCATGTCTCTGGCCAAGCCCTTTGGTAAAGTGGTGCGAAGCCTGGTCCTCAACGTGAGGCCCGAG GCCTTTTTGGAACTTTCCAATGAACAAGAAGCTAGAGCAATGGTTCGTTTCTACAATGGAAATGTCATTCCATCTGTATGTGGAAAAGCAGTGAAAATTTATCATTCACAGATCTACCCAACCATCCAG AATGGGAAGGTTGTTTACATTGGACATGTTCCACCCTTTAAAACACCAGATTCATCCTTTCTGAAAATTGCAGAGCCATATGGGAAAATTAGACGCTACTTTATGAACAAGTCACGCAATGAG TGTTTCATTGAGTTTGAAAGGGGTGAGGATGCTGAGAAATTTGTTGAGATCTCCAGGGAAAACCCACCCAAGTTTCAAGGAAAACGTCTGGTTGTCTACATTAGCAGGAAATACAAACAGCTCAAACATGG ACACAGACCTCCAGCCCCAGAGACAGAAGACAAACGGCCATCCAAGCGGGAGCGCTCTGAGGAAGGAGAGGAGGCCCCTGAAAGCTCCCCTGTTAAAACTAGCATCAAAAAGGAAGATGAGCCCCCAACCAAAAAGGTCAAAGAGGAGACAACAAGTACAGAAATAGCTGACTCTGTACCAATGAAAGATGAAGAGGAAAagcaaaaagagaaagaattcCAAGCTGTATCCAGTGAGACTGCACCTGAAgtccagaaagaaaaaacactggagGAAATCGCAGATACATCAGAAACTCAGAACATGGAAATCAAACCA ACATCTGAAAATGAAGATTCTGCCGCTCCTCCTGCTGTGACTTGTGCCGCAGTGCctcagaagagtgaggagactAATGAAGCCCCTGCCATTACTGCACAAACTGTGAAAAAGCCTGAAAGCACTACAGCTACTCTGGGGCCATATGAACCAAATGTCCCTGTGG gtGTGGAGTTTGTAAAAATGGGATACTACTGCAGAGTGTGTTTCCTATTTTACTCCAATGAAGATACAGCTAAAAAGGttcactgcagcagccaggcACACTATGACAAACTTAAG